Proteins encoded together in one Pseudomonas sp. TCU-HL1 window:
- the cobC gene encoding alpha-ribazole phosphatase family protein — MKLDLLRHGETERGGGFRGSLDDALTDTGWAQMRAGADSAGPWDILVSSPLQRCAAFARELEQRLGLPLQFDADLRELHFGQWEGRSAAELMEDHAEGLGQFWNDPYSFTPPDGETLLDFEARVLAAAERLRERFAGKRVLLVTHGGVIRMLVARARQLPRAQLMQVEVAHGELFRLAFDEHGLRERP, encoded by the coding sequence ATGAAGCTCGACCTTCTGCGTCACGGTGAAACCGAACGGGGCGGCGGCTTTCGCGGCAGCCTCGATGACGCCCTGACCGATACCGGCTGGGCGCAGATGCGCGCCGGCGCTGATAGCGCGGGGCCGTGGGACATCCTAGTGAGTTCACCGCTGCAACGCTGCGCCGCCTTTGCCCGCGAACTGGAGCAGCGACTTGGCTTGCCGCTGCAGTTCGACGCCGACCTGCGCGAACTGCACTTCGGCCAGTGGGAAGGCCGCAGCGCCGCCGAGTTGATGGAAGACCACGCCGAAGGCCTGGGCCAGTTCTGGAACGACCCCTACAGCTTCACGCCGCCGGACGGCGAAACCCTGCTGGACTTCGAGGCGCGGGTACTGGCGGCGGCCGAGCGCCTGCGCGAACGCTTTGCCGGTAAACGGGTGCTGCTGGTCACCCATGGCGGTGTGATCCGCATGCTGGTGGCCCGTGCCCGGCAGCTGCCGCGTGCCCAGTTGATGCAGGTGGAGGTCGCGCACGGCGAATTGTTCCGCCTGGCCTTCGACGAACATGGCCTGCGTGAGCGACCATGA